The following proteins are encoded in a genomic region of Candidatus Methylospira mobilis:
- a CDS encoding copper resistance CopC family protein — protein MRIFFVLIAALFCDGSWAGYAAAVPYLGDRGTLRHERLEGVLKESKSSPFALAGPDGGYPPVNLAHAILVESQPDKDAVISDAPDDVLLIFNDGVGQEYLALAVIDENGTRVDKHDAKLDFSDHSHLRASVSKLNPGRYTVRYRVLSADGHVVSGKYYFQVEPKPH, from the coding sequence ATGAGAATATTTTTTGTTTTAATCGCCGCGCTGTTTTGCGATGGTTCATGGGCGGGATACGCTGCTGCGGTTCCGTATTTAGGCGATCGGGGGACGTTACGCCATGAACGATTGGAGGGTGTGTTAAAGGAAAGCAAATCTTCGCCATTCGCATTGGCTGGTCCGGACGGAGGCTATCCTCCGGTAAATTTGGCTCACGCCATACTGGTCGAATCGCAACCCGATAAAGACGCGGTCATCAGCGATGCGCCCGACGATGTTTTACTGATTTTTAACGACGGGGTAGGGCAGGAGTATCTGGCCCTTGCCGTTATCGACGAGAACGGAACGCGCGTGGACAAGCACGACGCCAAGCTCGATTTTAGCGATCATTCGCATTTGAGGGCTTCCGTATCCAAGCTGAACCCAGGCCGTTATACCGTCCGCTACCGGGTACTTTCCGCTGACGGTCATGTCGTCAGCGGAAAATATTATTTTCAGGTTGAACCCAAACCACACTAG
- a CDS encoding sialidase family protein gives MFALHARAETYARSSSAVYPDLHGVSAIQSVDVVGDGDVLHALIAGTREGLRQGLFYLRSRDGGLHWEAPVNIGMAADKPLQVRRGNDARLAVAGNRLLAVWQEQRDMPGNGPLQSAVSDDGGRTWRIAGYPVKGDSAKNQAYAGLAADSQGRMHLVWLDDREENGNTSGLRYAVTDNGGQSWQQEQTVDPLVCTCCWNRIQMLDDQSVAVLYRSAEPHDMKLALRPGAGGQWRKEGAVGRFDWHFAGCPHNGGGLALTRADGKTLLHGVVWTGKDEAAGLYYLQSADAGTHWSTPQRIGDALGRDGDIAGTPAGRLGIVFSRIDRGHSLIHFQSSANAGKEWTAPQIITAADAIADHPVIVTVAGGFRAFWTERRLDAGKVLGMSVIN, from the coding sequence GTGTTTGCATTGCACGCGCGTGCCGAAACGTATGCGCGAAGCTCGTCTGCTGTTTACCCTGACCTGCATGGCGTCAGCGCGATCCAAAGTGTCGATGTCGTTGGTGACGGCGATGTGTTGCATGCCTTGATTGCGGGTACGCGCGAAGGGCTGCGGCAGGGGCTGTTTTATTTACGCTCCCGGGATGGAGGGTTGCATTGGGAGGCACCGGTAAACATCGGCATGGCGGCCGATAAGCCACTGCAAGTGCGGCGGGGAAACGACGCCAGACTTGCGGTAGCAGGGAACAGGTTGCTGGCGGTTTGGCAGGAACAGCGGGATATGCCCGGCAACGGGCCTCTGCAATCCGCCGTGTCCGATGACGGCGGGCGTACTTGGCGCATTGCCGGCTATCCTGTGAAAGGGGATAGCGCGAAAAATCAGGCCTATGCCGGCTTAGCCGCCGACAGCCAGGGTCGTATGCATCTGGTTTGGCTGGACGACCGCGAGGAAAACGGAAACACCAGCGGTTTGAGATATGCGGTTACAGATAACGGCGGACAGAGTTGGCAGCAAGAGCAGACTGTCGATCCGCTGGTATGCACCTGCTGCTGGAATCGCATACAGATGCTGGACGATCAGTCAGTTGCGGTGCTTTATCGCAGCGCCGAACCGCACGATATGAAGTTGGCGCTCCGCCCAGGCGCCGGCGGTCAGTGGCGTAAGGAAGGCGCAGTGGGACGGTTCGACTGGCATTTTGCCGGGTGTCCGCATAATGGCGGCGGTTTGGCTTTGACTCGGGCAGATGGAAAAACGCTGCTGCATGGCGTGGTGTGGACCGGCAAGGACGAGGCGGCGGGTCTTTATTATCTGCAATCCGCCGACGCCGGAACGCATTGGTCGACGCCGCAACGTATCGGCGATGCGCTGGGGCGTGACGGCGATATAGCCGGTACGCCCGCCGGTAGACTGGGTATCGTGTTCAGCCGGATCGATCGTGGACACTCGCTGATACATTTTCAGTCATCCGCCAATGCAGGGAAAGAATGGACGGCGCCGCAAATCATAACAGCCGCCGATGCGATTGCGGATCATCCGGTCATCGTGACCGTTGCGGGCGGATTTCGGGCATTCTGGACGGAAAGACGCCTTGATGCAGGCAAAGTGCTGGGTATGTCGGTCATTAACTAA